From one Agrobacterium fabrum str. C58 genomic stretch:
- a CDS encoding class I SAM-dependent methyltransferase: MKEQNESFVVDFVGGAVGHRFRSGEGRGQALPKAAGFTKGRTPKIVDATAGLGRDAFLLASLGAEVTLIERSPGMHAHLADGISRALEAGGAYAEAASRMTLLQGDSRQLLKELSPEVVVIDPMHPPRHNTALVKKEMRVLRELVGSDPDQVELMEVALAHATKRVVLKWPLRADPMPGIRKPSHQIIGKNTRYDVFMIFGNSLDQQE; this comes from the coding sequence TCGTGGTGGATTTTGTTGGCGGTGCGGTTGGCCACCGTTTCCGCTCCGGCGAAGGGCGCGGACAGGCCCTGCCGAAAGCCGCCGGTTTCACTAAAGGCCGCACGCCGAAAATCGTCGATGCAACGGCCGGGCTGGGGCGGGATGCCTTCCTGCTCGCATCGTTGGGAGCCGAGGTCACCCTTATCGAACGTTCGCCTGGCATGCATGCTCATCTCGCTGATGGTATCAGCCGCGCCCTGGAAGCGGGCGGCGCCTATGCCGAGGCGGCGTCGCGCATGACGCTGCTGCAGGGTGATTCCCGTCAATTGCTGAAAGAGCTTTCACCCGAGGTGGTGGTCATCGACCCCATGCATCCGCCCCGCCACAATACGGCGCTGGTGAAAAAAGAAATGCGGGTGCTGAGGGAACTAGTGGGCTCCGATCCGGATCAGGTGGAGCTGATGGAGGTGGCGCTTGCCCATGCAACAAAGCGGGTGGTGCTGAAATGGCCGCTGCGCGCCGATCCGATGCCGGGCATTCGCAAGCCCTCACACCAGATCATCGGCAAGAATACGCGCTATGATGTCTTCATGATCTTCGGGAACTCTCTCGACCAGCAGGAATGA